A window of the Planctomycetota bacterium genome harbors these coding sequences:
- the rph gene encoding ribonuclease PH, translating into MATKGTARADGRRPDELRPVRIRRRYTTSPHGSVLIEMGATRVLCTAMVEQGVPKFLFNSDQGWLTAEYGMLPGSTPTRKPRETGTNVDGRSVEIRRLIGRAMRAAVNLKAFVGHTIWLDCDVLQADGGTRTAAITGAYVALADAVAWMRRQNLTRAEPLTAMVAAISVGLVGGQAVLDLPYAEDAAADVDMNIVMTDRGDFIEVQGTAEHGAFGEAALAGMLDLAKGGIRRLFELQTQALRWRSTPWA; encoded by the coding sequence TTGGCAACTAAGGGCACCGCGCGAGCCGACGGGCGCCGGCCTGACGAACTGAGGCCGGTGAGGATTCGCCGCCGTTACACCACCTCGCCCCACGGCTCGGTGCTCATCGAGATGGGGGCGACCCGGGTGCTCTGCACAGCCATGGTCGAACAGGGCGTGCCGAAGTTCCTCTTCAACAGCGACCAGGGCTGGCTCACGGCCGAGTACGGCATGCTGCCCGGCTCCACCCCCACGCGCAAACCGCGCGAGACGGGCACGAATGTGGACGGACGCAGTGTGGAGATCCGCCGCCTGATCGGCCGCGCCATGCGCGCCGCCGTCAACCTCAAGGCATTCGTCGGCCACACCATCTGGCTCGATTGCGACGTGCTCCAGGCCGACGGCGGCACCCGCACCGCGGCCATCACGGGCGCTTACGTCGCCCTCGCCGACGCCGTGGCCTGGATGCGGCGGCAGAACCTCACACGCGCCGAGCCCCTCACGGCCATGGTCGCAGCGATCAGCGTGGGCCTCGTCGGCGGACAGGCCGTGCTCGACCTGCCGTACGCAGAGGATGCCGCGGCCGACGTGGACATGAACATCGTGATGACCGACCGGGGCGACTTCATCGAGGTCCAGGGCACCGCCGAGCACGGGGCATTCGGCGAGGCGGCACTGGCCGGCATGCTGGACCTGGCGAAGGGTGGCATTCGACGGCTCTTTGAGTTGCAGACCCAGGCTCTCCGCTGGCGGAGCACGCCGTGGGCATGA
- a CDS encoding Gfo/Idh/MocA family oxidoreductase has translation MAEKLGVGIYGANGHQIHRLLANHPWARLVATAAFPPEVLTFGEKEDLAIRHYVSLDQLIEDEEVELISLCSPRRRDQAADALRCMEAGKHVYAEKPCAMAEEDLDALIAAVSATGQRFHEMAGTAFEQPYLAMRQLVAAGTIGTVVQVFAQKSYPYHDGRPQDEDVDGGIIGQASIHALRFVEHVAGQRIAEIQGVETTLGNPVAGGGLRIAAALMMTLANGGVASVIANYLNPKGFGRWGNEHLRVFGTKGFVEATDGGAHTRLVVGDEDRGPINTDAPGKDYFDFYVESLLNLGRMPLPLEEELHPTRMAIRAKRSAAAWRLNP, from the coding sequence ATGGCTGAGAAGCTCGGGGTCGGCATCTACGGCGCCAACGGACACCAGATTCACCGCCTGTTGGCGAACCACCCCTGGGCGCGACTCGTCGCCACGGCGGCATTTCCGCCCGAGGTCCTCACGTTCGGAGAGAAAGAAGACCTCGCGATCCGCCACTATGTGTCCCTGGACCAGTTGATCGAGGACGAGGAGGTCGAACTCATCTCGCTCTGTTCGCCGCGGCGGCGCGACCAGGCCGCGGATGCCCTCCGCTGCATGGAGGCGGGCAAGCACGTCTACGCCGAGAAGCCCTGCGCGATGGCCGAGGAGGACCTCGACGCCCTCATCGCTGCCGTATCGGCCACGGGCCAACGGTTCCACGAGATGGCCGGCACGGCTTTTGAGCAGCCGTATCTGGCCATGCGCCAACTTGTGGCCGCGGGGACCATCGGCACCGTCGTCCAGGTCTTCGCCCAGAAGTCCTATCCGTACCACGACGGCCGGCCGCAGGACGAGGATGTGGATGGCGGGATCATCGGGCAGGCGAGCATCCACGCCCTGCGCTTCGTCGAGCACGTGGCGGGGCAACGGATCGCCGAGATTCAAGGAGTCGAGACCACGCTTGGCAATCCGGTGGCCGGCGGCGGCCTGCGAATAGCTGCGGCCCTCATGATGACTCTCGCGAACGGCGGCGTCGCGAGCGTGATCGCCAACTACCTGAACCCCAAGGGCTTCGGGCGGTGGGGGAATGAGCACCTGCGGGTTTTCGGCACCAAGGGCTTCGTCGAGGCCACCGATGGCGGCGCGCACACACGGCTCGTGGTCGGCGACGAGGACCGCGGCCCCATCAACACCGACGCCCCTGGCAAGGACTACTTCGACTTCTACGTCGAGTCGTTGCTTAACCTGGGTCGAATGCCGTTGCCGCTGGAGGAGGAACTGCATCCGACTCGAATGGCGATCCGGGCGAAGCGGAGTGCAGCCGCTTGGCGACTGAATCCATAA
- a CDS encoding uroporphyrinogen decarboxylase family protein, with translation MNDLERFRACMEYQAVDRAPFWDWGAWPETVERWKTEGFDPNRHPAAICDQRHWVGHWFFPNPPFERKVVSEDAGHVVYVNHEGILMMERRDQPYSSMPQFLKFPVETRDDFRRFWRDRMRPDPVARIGPDWREKLAAMRARPVPLIIISDRWGGFFGPLRNLVGVERLCTLFYDDPAFVEEMMDANADFVIALMGQVLDVVTPDAFGLWEDMAYNHAPLVSPAMVRRFMLPRYRRVFDFVRSKGVKYVGLDSDGQVDALIPVWLEAGLNFLYPFEVQAGMDVVAVRRKYGRELRLWGGIDKRALASGPAAIDAELRRVAPPIADGGYIPHTDHSCPPDIAFAHYRYYLCKLREACARAAGSPT, from the coding sequence ATGAACGACCTTGAGCGATTCCGGGCGTGCATGGAATACCAGGCGGTGGACAGGGCGCCGTTCTGGGACTGGGGGGCGTGGCCAGAGACGGTCGAGCGGTGGAAGACGGAGGGGTTCGATCCCAACCGCCATCCAGCGGCCATCTGCGACCAGAGGCACTGGGTCGGCCACTGGTTCTTCCCCAACCCGCCCTTCGAGCGAAAGGTGGTCTCCGAAGATGCCGGCCACGTGGTCTACGTGAACCACGAGGGCATTCTGATGATGGAGCGGCGCGACCAGCCCTACAGCTCAATGCCGCAGTTCCTCAAGTTCCCCGTCGAGACCCGCGACGATTTCCGCCGCTTCTGGCGCGACCGGATGCGGCCCGACCCCGTTGCACGCATCGGACCCGACTGGCGAGAGAAACTGGCCGCAATGCGCGCCCGCCCCGTGCCCCTCATCATCATCTCCGACCGCTGGGGCGGGTTCTTTGGGCCGCTGCGGAACCTCGTCGGCGTCGAGCGCCTCTGCACCCTCTTCTACGACGACCCGGCATTCGTCGAGGAGATGATGGATGCGAACGCCGACTTCGTCATCGCCCTGATGGGTCAGGTGCTCGACGTCGTCACGCCCGATGCCTTCGGCCTCTGGGAGGACATGGCCTACAACCACGCCCCGCTGGTCTCGCCCGCGATGGTGCGGCGGTTCATGCTGCCCCGCTACCGCCGCGTGTTCGACTTCGTGAGGTCGAAGGGCGTGAAGTATGTCGGACTGGACAGTGATGGACAGGTTGACGCCCTCATCCCTGTGTGGCTGGAGGCGGGGCTGAACTTCCTGTATCCGTTCGAGGTTCAGGCTGGTATGGACGTTGTGGCGGTGCGGCGGAAGTACGGCCGCGAGCTGCGGCTCTGGGGCGGGATTGACAAGCGGGCGCTGGCCAGCGGCCCTGCCGCGATTGACGCCGAGCTGCGCCGTGTGGCGCCCCCAATCGCCGACGGCGGCTATATTCCCCACACCGACCACTCCTGCCCGCCCGACATCGCCTTCGCCCACTATCGCTACTACCTGTGCAAGCTCCGCGAGGCGTGTGCGCGGGCGGCCGGCTCCCCGACTTGA
- a CDS encoding aspartate aminotransferase family protein has protein sequence MTTQQTVALFEKHVIANYARSPIVAVRGKGSWLWDADGKRYLDLFPGWGVNGIGHCHPRVVAAVREQVGKLMHVANVPFYIEEQGRLAELIGTCSFGGKTFFCNSGAEANEAAIKLARRYAADQAAAGSHPVRYKVITAYNSFHGRTLTTVAATAQPKYHAGFYPLPPGFVHVPYNDADVVAKLIDAETCAVMVEPIQGEGGVNVPSDGYLPALRRLCDERGILLLFDEVQTGVGRTGKWFGHQNWGVEPDIMSLAKALGGGLAIGAMVAKPHIAKSLVPGTHASTFGGNPIACAAGIATFEAIREEGLLENAVRIGDRIKSRMNAAAKKVGFIRDVRGLGCMIGVELAKPGADIVKRCMADGLLLNCTHDTVLRMLPSMAATEAEIDLGMDILERALLATA, from the coding sequence ATGACCACACAACAAACCGTTGCACTCTTCGAGAAGCACGTTATCGCCAACTACGCCCGTTCGCCCATCGTCGCCGTGCGCGGCAAGGGGAGCTGGCTGTGGGACGCCGATGGCAAGCGTTACCTCGACCTCTTCCCCGGCTGGGGCGTGAACGGCATCGGGCACTGCCATCCGCGCGTGGTGGCCGCGGTCCGCGAGCAGGTTGGCAAGCTCATGCACGTTGCCAACGTGCCGTTCTATATCGAGGAGCAGGGCCGCCTGGCGGAACTCATCGGCACCTGCTCCTTCGGCGGCAAGACCTTCTTCTGCAACAGCGGCGCCGAGGCCAACGAGGCGGCCATCAAGCTGGCCCGCCGCTATGCCGCCGATCAGGCGGCCGCCGGCTCGCACCCCGTGCGCTACAAGGTCATCACCGCCTACAACTCCTTCCACGGCCGCACCCTCACCACGGTGGCCGCCACGGCGCAGCCCAAGTACCACGCCGGCTTCTACCCCCTGCCGCCGGGCTTCGTGCACGTGCCCTACAACGACGCCGACGTGGTGGCCAAGCTCATTGACGCAGAGACCTGCGCCGTCATGGTCGAGCCGATCCAGGGCGAAGGCGGCGTGAACGTGCCCTCGGACGGCTACCTGCCCGCCCTGCGCAGGCTGTGCGACGAGCGCGGCATCCTGCTGCTCTTCGACGAAGTGCAGACCGGCGTCGGCCGCACGGGCAAGTGGTTCGGCCACCAGAACTGGGGCGTCGAACCCGATATCATGAGTCTGGCCAAGGCCCTCGGCGGCGGGCTGGCCATCGGCGCCATGGTGGCCAAGCCGCACATTGCCAAGAGCCTCGTGCCCGGCACCCACGCCTCGACCTTCGGCGGCAACCCGATCGCCTGCGCCGCCGGCATCGCCACCTTCGAGGCCATCCGCGAGGAGGGGCTCCTCGAAAACGCTGTCCGCATCGGCGACCGCATCAAGAGCCGCATGAACGCCGCGGCGAAGAAGGTCGGTTTCATCCGCGACGTGCGTGGGCTCGGCTGCATGATCGGCGTCGAGCTGGCCAAGCCGGGCGCGGACATCGTCAAGCGCTGCATGGCCGACGGCCTGCTCCTGAACTGCACTCACGACACCGTGCTGCGGATGCTCCCCTCCATGGCCGCCACCGAGGCCGAGATTGACCTCGGGATGGACATCCTGGAGCGGGCGCTGCTGGCAACCGCTTGA
- a CDS encoding XTP/dITP diphosphatase, with amino-acid sequence MSSARRVIVLGSSNPGKLREARAALAGLPIELRGLADYPQARPPEETGRTFAENARLKATALARQLGAWVLADDSGLCVDALGGRPGVRSARYAGPDATDADKVAKLLDELRGVEDAQRTARFVCALALASPHGLLLEVEGACEGRILSEPRGCDGFGYDPVFLYPELGMTFAEIPLERKNSVSHRGRAIAALARRLPELLERQEADMSTHFVGIDLGGLNIKGGVVTREGKVLSFDSIPTEGQKGRDHVLDRIALLVERVIEQSGLPRTQIAGVGIGSPGPLSIARGLIYEAPNLPGWVNLPLAAEIQKRTHLPTVIENDANAAALAEAVAGAGKGLDCMIMLTLGTGIGGGIVLHGRVWHGADDIAAELGHVSICYAGRRCNCGTLGCVEAYASATAVVKRTHEALRQGARSSLAKGGKHDLAAVAKEDKCGHIFQVARKGDRLAKQIVADTIVYLATAIGSLINTFNPDMIVLFGGMTKAGSQLLVPLRKEVAKRCFKVGARRCKIVVSRLGGHAGTIGSALSALQLLGTQGA; translated from the coding sequence ATGAGCAGCGCCCGACGCGTGATCGTGCTGGGCAGCAGCAATCCGGGCAAGCTGCGCGAAGCGCGCGCCGCGCTCGCCGGGCTGCCCATCGAGTTGCGCGGCCTGGCCGACTACCCCCAGGCTCGGCCGCCCGAGGAGACGGGCCGCACTTTCGCCGAGAACGCCCGCCTCAAGGCAACCGCGTTGGCGAGGCAGCTCGGCGCCTGGGTGCTGGCCGACGACTCGGGCCTGTGCGTGGACGCGCTGGGCGGGCGCCCCGGCGTTCGCTCTGCCCGGTACGCCGGCCCTGACGCCACCGATGCTGACAAGGTGGCCAAGCTCCTCGACGAGTTGAGGGGCGTCGAGGACGCACAGCGGACCGCCCGCTTCGTGTGCGCCCTGGCTCTGGCCTCACCCCATGGCCTGCTCCTCGAAGTCGAGGGCGCCTGCGAGGGCCGCATCCTCTCGGAGCCGCGCGGCTGCGACGGCTTTGGCTACGACCCTGTGTTCCTCTATCCCGAACTCGGGATGACGTTTGCGGAGATTCCGCTGGAGCGCAAGAACTCGGTGAGCCACCGCGGGCGCGCCATCGCCGCACTGGCTCGAAGACTCCCCGAGCTGCTGGAGAGGCAGGAGGCCGACATGAGCACGCATTTCGTGGGGATTGACCTGGGGGGGTTGAACATCAAGGGCGGCGTGGTGACCCGCGAGGGCAAGGTGCTGAGCTTCGACAGCATCCCCACCGAGGGCCAGAAGGGGCGCGACCACGTGCTGGACCGCATCGCCCTGCTCGTCGAGCGCGTGATCGAGCAGTCAGGCCTGCCGCGCACGCAGATTGCCGGCGTCGGCATCGGCTCGCCCGGGCCGCTGAGCATCGCCAGGGGCCTCATCTACGAGGCACCCAACCTGCCCGGCTGGGTGAACCTGCCCCTGGCCGCTGAGATCCAGAAGCGCACACACTTGCCCACCGTCATCGAGAACGACGCCAACGCCGCCGCGCTGGCCGAGGCCGTGGCCGGCGCGGGCAAGGGCCTCGACTGCATGATCATGCTCACGCTCGGCACCGGCATCGGCGGCGGCATCGTGCTCCATGGGCGCGTCTGGCACGGGGCCGACGACATCGCCGCCGAGCTGGGCCACGTGTCCATCTGCTATGCGGGGCGGCGCTGCAACTGCGGCACCCTCGGCTGCGTGGAGGCCTACGCCTCGGCGACCGCCGTCGTCAAGCGCACGCACGAGGCCCTCCGCCAGGGCGCCCGCAGCTCGCTCGCTAAGGGTGGCAAGCACGACCTGGCCGCCGTCGCCAAGGAGGATAAGTGCGGCCATATCTTCCAGGTGGCCAGGAAGGGCGACCGCCTCGCCAAGCAGATCGTCGCCGACACCATCGTCTACCTGGCCACGGCCATCGGTAGCTTGATCAACACGTTCAACCCCGACATGATCGTATTGTTCGGCGGCATGACCAAGGCTGGCAGCCAGCTCCTCGTGCCGCTGCGCAAGGAGGTGGCGAAGCGCTGTTTCAAGGTGGGCGCCCGCCGCTGCAAGATCGTCGTGAGCCGACTCGGGGGCCACGCCGGCACCATCGGTTCGGCACTCTCGGCTCTGCAACTGCTGGGGACCCAAGGGGCCTAA
- the argB gene encoding acetylglutamate kinase, whose amino-acid sequence MERAKAKAAALIEALPYLQQFRGRTMVVKFGGAAMNPQGDLADILFSLVFLSHVGVRPVLVHGGGHFISQAMKERGLQPTFVRGRRVTDEAALAIVEEVLINKVNAQLVAKIEELGGSAVGLHSRHGRPLLGEKLLETAEDGTPVDLGLVGRVFSVRTALINDVLDAGCIPVIAPLAVSLDGQVLNCNADTASWKVAADLKAEKLVLLSDVAGILRDRKDESTLISTLTKDQAERLEREGVIEGGMLPKVDACIRAVEAGVRKAHMIDGRIPHALLLEIFTDKGVGTEIIRSRG is encoded by the coding sequence GTGGAACGAGCCAAGGCCAAAGCGGCGGCGCTGATCGAGGCATTGCCCTATCTCCAGCAGTTCCGCGGCCGCACCATGGTCGTGAAGTTCGGCGGAGCCGCCATGAATCCCCAGGGCGACCTGGCCGATATCCTCTTCAGCCTGGTCTTCCTGAGCCACGTGGGCGTCCGCCCCGTGCTGGTGCATGGCGGCGGCCACTTCATCAGCCAGGCGATGAAGGAGCGCGGGCTTCAGCCCACCTTCGTGCGCGGCCGGCGGGTGACCGACGAGGCCGCCCTCGCCATCGTGGAGGAGGTGCTGATTAACAAGGTCAACGCCCAGCTCGTGGCGAAGATCGAGGAACTCGGCGGCAGCGCCGTGGGCCTCCACTCGCGCCACGGCCGGCCCCTCCTCGGCGAGAAGCTCCTCGAGACGGCCGAGGACGGCACGCCCGTGGACCTGGGCCTCGTGGGCCGCGTCTTCTCGGTGCGCACGGCCCTCATCAACGACGTGCTCGATGCCGGCTGCATCCCGGTCATCGCCCCGCTCGCCGTGTCGCTCGACGGCCAGGTGCTCAACTGCAACGCCGACACGGCGTCCTGGAAGGTCGCCGCCGACCTCAAGGCCGAGAAGCTCGTGCTGCTGAGCGACGTGGCCGGCATCCTGCGCGACCGCAAGGACGAGAGCACGCTGATCTCCACCCTCACCAAGGACCAGGCGGAGCGGCTCGAGCGCGAGGGCGTCATCGAGGGCGGCATGCTGCCCAAGGTGGATGCCTGCATCCGCGCCGTCGAGGCCGGAGTCCGCAAAGCCCACATGATCGACGGCCGCATCCCGCACGCCCTGCTGCTCGAGATCTTCACCGACAAGGGCGTGGGCACTGAGATCATCCGGTCGAGAGGCTGA